The DNA window gttagcggttctcactcgtagggtgatggttaatccggttagagattaacaccggggtttcaatactacacaacctgtcacaaacccttgaactaggttcaagcgcggaagaggtttgctttcaggttgaagcggtacgcttgtatgataggtacggtcggtttcggatgatgaagatttggagatggtgggtcggtttcggtaatctggatattcggtatggttagtatagagtcggtttggagcggtatggttaagttagtaggttatataatgaagccggcagaaagtaaataacacaacagattttatggatgttcggagataaaactcctacgtcaccccttcctctcgaaaccgcgagaaggatattcactaaggaatacaagtacaatccgatcgagacttatttcctgctcgataatactcttacaatttacaccgaaattgtagaacacactttaactttcaacacttaggctttctagaatagcacactgttatcacttgtagtaaatgctcttagctttcgttatcccaatgtgtgtcccacatttactcttctgcaattgcctccttttataggtgaaatatgccaacggtcatatttcactgccttgaatctgattggctgatcagaggtgcagtgattcagtgtttcagacctgcggtcgtttcctcagacctgatggtcaatctcagacctggtatcctgtctcagacctgccggtctgtaaggaaaacctgccgggtttgtcttttacttgatgtagacactgtctctttggacagttgtctgtactttgaagatttcctttctggcttatcccgaagtagaaggatccggtagtactgttttctgcagcctacagtctttcctcagacttgcatggatatggaagtattcagtctgttcctttggtatcattctcaacagatacctaaggtgtcttcttgtactggtcggtcatttgacttggccgaatgtcttttggtatcaatgtaaccggacttcttccggttattcttgtcgtgtggatgatcggctgtttgatggttccggttttgagctttggccgattctTCCTTTGTgtggtcacgttccgaatactcttgatcggtttggtagcttgaccggttagatttCTTCAGTtagttctcttgttcatccggtccggttccttgttcctgcatgggaagtttgtttaagttaggtttatttgaaccggtctgaatttatctaacaacaCGTAAGACATCACGAAAAATATTCTCTTCTTCATTTCGACTCACTCCATTAATTATCCAAAGACCAAGTTACTCGTCGTGTCCGATAAATCTAGCATATGTGtgactattatttatatatgcgctatattttttcattataatgGAAAAAGAACACACCTCTTTCcgtctttatttttttataaaattataaaattatgttcctttctttttaagaaataaaggcttcaaaaactgaaaaaaaaaatttatttatcttcgGCATTGTTAGTAGTCGTTTCGATGCTAGTTGTTAAGGTGATGGATACATGAATGTCAAAATGACAATATTATATTGTACATTTGTTTTAGTTTTTAGagaacatatttttattagagaaaaatgtcaattttatctacAAAGTTGGActaaggtgtcaaatttattattaaagttgaaatattctatacatgtatataaaattgacaaaaaaatgtcaaatttattcttCTTAGAATTATTTAACGAAGTTAAAATTTGTTGATTGGTATGTCATATTCACATATATTTGTTTTAGGTTTAGTGAAGTTATGTTTGAATGATAAAATTgggttattaaaaatatatgtataaaaaaaatatgtgaataagACATGGCAACAAAATTTTAAGAGCTtctattaacaataataaatttaacattttttttttgttaagtttatatatatatatatatatatatatatatatacaattttacaactttaataataaatttgtctaactttatatatataattgacattcttcccattttTATAAGTAAAAGGTtggtattatttgaataaacattagtttattttgaaaatgttaattggtgatattttgataggtgttttttttttataaaatatttaaatattttaatatataattataataataagttaaaatataataaaaaatattttaatagtgtgattaattatttgtgtaatattgtttgattagaaattaaacaaaatgatttttaattctagttgaatttttttttatatagaaaaaatcaACATACAAATTCTAAAgtgaatcaaatataataatatttttgtatgatcACTTTGTCATTTTTCactctaaaataatataagaaatgaatgtatattaataaactaaataggCTGAAATTTGTTGAACATGATTTTAAAACTGTTCTTAAATCACTTGCTCGTCCGTCGGAATCGGCATCCATAATAAACCTCACCTCAGATGTTTTCCGACAGTCGGCGCTGACAGCTAGTACTCTGCCTCCCTCGTCTTACCAGAAAAATCCAGTCGGTAAATACTTGACCCGTTCGGATACAACACTCCGAAATGCCTCTCCGATCCCATACCCGTTTTCATGTTCTCGTTGTACAGGGCAAAAAGTAGTGCCTGAATGACTACACCCGGCTTCGCCGGCGTTCCGATGGCCGGTATGGCCGTGAATTTCTTTATTACATTCCGGTTATAAATTGCGGCATTGTTAATATTAGCTCCTGTTTGGCCAATATCTCCTCCATTTGGCCAACCGGTTTCCGCTATAAAGATCCCAACATGCGGGTAGCCCATTCTTTTCATGGCAAAGTAGACCGCGTCTATCATTTGATCCAGCAGATTGGTGTAGGTTAACCCCGTACCCGGATCCTTAACCCTTATGTTATTGGCGGAGGATAACAGGGCGTAATCAAGCTTGATGTCGACCGGGTTGGATGCCCAAGCGAAATACGGGTATACATCCAAGAAGAGGAATGATTTCGTGTACTTGAGAAACTGAAGCATAGGTTTAATGATTTGAGTGGAGATGTCGGCACGGAAGGTTCCATTGGAAGGCGGGTAAGAAGCTTGAAGCACGTCCATGGCCAATGAGGTAGTGACTCTCACCTTACGGAGGAGGCCGAATTTCGCAAGCGATTTCTGAATCCGGTACATCGACGGGACGAGGCTGAGCTGGATGTTACGGTCGGGGATAGAAAGGATTTCGTTTCCGACGAGAACGTATCGGATCTTTGTTTTTGGGTAAAAGGGTAAGACTTGGGACCGTACCCATTCGTCTGCGATAGCTTGATTGGTGGAGATGCTCACAAGGAGCTGGTTCGGGACCATGACCGTAACCTCGATGTCGGATCCTCTCAGGGCGCCGAGAATGGCCGGGTTAGAATCATACAGTTTGACTTGCTTCACCTTCATGGCTTTCAAGAGCTCGACGGACTTTGACGGACTGGGAAGGTTGTCTCCCAATTGGCCGTAGCAGATGCCCACGTTGCCGGCTCCGGCGACGGCATATGATGCACCTGCTGGATATTAGAAGTTAATAAAGtaagattagattagattagatttagaCGTAGAAAGAAGAAGCTAAAGAGAATTAATAGAGATTTTGGACTTACTAGATACGGCGGCGGAAAGTATGAAACAGAGGAGGAGTACGGTGGCCGAAAATCCCGTCATATTTGTAACTTGAAGCTGCTATTGTGAATTATGTTATCATGTAcgtctctcctctctctctctatatatatgaagaaaattaccatgtaaatattatttgacttgacttagttaatttagataatattaaagaaatgagGGTTTGGAGTCAaaagaaatttcaaaatatttgtttcacaCTATTAATGGAAAATACACATAATTTTccttttcaattataaaataatattaaaattcacttagttaatttagatgcatgtaaatattacaattttgtttgacaaaaattcaaattataatcacAATTCAACatgttttatctttatatttttaaaattaaaataataataataataataataataataataataataatatgttatatttctttcttaaaaaaaatacataatcttACCATAAATTTTAGTTGAATTCTAACATTtgactaatttaaaatacaatccTCACCTTATACTaacaaaactaataataaattttttattgtgtttttcaACCTTTTTTTGCGATATAGGagattatacatttaaatttaacccTCTATTTAGGAGACTACCCAACCacaatacatttttaaaaaacagaTATTATTATAGTCActtcatttctttttaaaataaaataaaaaaatacttaaaatatgtttgttttctaatagtttaaatgatatctcattttttttctaaatattaaaaaaaaaattattataaataaagataaattaaatactCAAACATTAAAATGTTTAGGACATTTAGAATTAATTTCcttattttgagtttttcaagGCTAAAATAAATGAAAGGATGTATTGTGGTAAAATCgtctaaatttattatttttatttattttttgtttttgtaaaaaagACTTTGACTTTCTCCCTTTAACAAATTATGGCCATTtggaattttgtttttgttgtaatattctatttttaaagataactaactaattaattataattatttttgtatgagATGGAATATGTTAGATGGTTAATGAATATCACTAATTAAccaatttgataatttatttttgtaattaattaggaattgatttttttattcatcttatttgttctctttttatttattggttaattatttaaaataaatgttgtttttatcattatattagaacacaaattttaatatatcaatataattgaACTAGAAATTcgattatatatcaatatatttgtcattttttttaccaaaattgTAACTCTTTCAAATAGTATATATctccttaattttaaatataacaccAACTTTAATCCTTATACTCTtgaattctaaaaaatataaatttccaAACAATAACACATAATTTTgccttttattgattttttttttcagaatcataaataatataatcattattCTCAATTTACAAAACAacaatcttataaatatatatagggacagatttttaaattataatattttatataatttatttagatatttgagtataaagaattaaaataaaatcctacAATATTTGCCGCATCAATTAGCGTTAAACGGGAGAGGGTTATATATAAACTGAATAAATGAGGGTGGGCCTTCAAACTTCTGAATGAGGCGCAGAGGGAGAGGTGGTTCTTGAGGGTGGTTACCCCTCATTCAGTCGTCAGAATATCAACAACTCTCTCATTTGGTCCTAAATGAATAGTAAGTACTTTTTGGGTGCAAATTGCAACCCAAAAGGTTAATAgtggaaataaaataacatataatccTAAGAATGTCTAAAAGAATTGGATACAAGAAAAATGGTTAGGTTTTCTCGGTCAGAAAGAGGCTCAAGTCAAAT is part of the Impatiens glandulifera chromosome 1, dImpGla2.1, whole genome shotgun sequence genome and encodes:
- the LOC124922518 gene encoding probable glucan endo-1,3-beta-glucosidase A6, with product MKVKQVKLYDSNPAILGALRGSDIEVTVMVPNQLLVSISTNQAIADEWVRSQVLPFYPKTKIRYVLVGNEILSIPDRNIQLSLVPSMYRIQKSLAKFGLLRKVRVTTSLAMDVLQASYPPSNGTFRADISTQIIKPMLQFLKYTKSFLFLDVYPYFAWASNPVDIKLDYALLSSANNIRVKDPGTGLTYTNLLDQMIDAVYFAMKRMGYPHVGIFIAETGWPNGGDIGQTGANINNAAIYNRNVIKKFTAIPAIGTPAKPGVVIQALLFALYNENMKTGMGSERHFGVLYPNGSSIYRLDFSGKTREAEY